The DNA segment AGTCGCGCTCGCGCCGCGCCCTTTTCCGTCCGGAGTACCGCGAGTCTCCGTAACATCGGCCTGCGCCACCTCGCTCGGTGACATGTCTATGAGTTCTCCAATCTGGAAGCCGAGCAGAATTCCGCGCTTCACCCAGGGCACGGCATGCCAGACTCCACTTGCGTCGCATCGCGCTGCGCGCGCTTCACCCCTTTCCAGCGCATCGAGCAGCTCTTCCACCAGCGCTCGCGCACCAGAGGGCGCTCCCCCCACGGCGATCTCGCCGAGTGCACGGTCGATCCGCGACTGAAGAGTGAGCTCCATTCGCACAGGGGTCATGGCATCGCGCCGGCGTCTTTTAGCGCGTCGGTGAGGCGGGCCGCATGGACACTGAGCATAGGCACCAGTGGAAGCCGCAGCACGTTGTCGATTTTCCCCATGGCTGTCAGGGCAGCCTTGGCCGGGATGGGATTCGACTCGATGAATGCCATGGTCGTCCATGCCGACAGACGTTTCGATATGGCACGAGCTTGAAGGAGATCGCCTTTGTCGCAACACTCTACCTGCCGCGCCGTCAACCTGGGTGTGACGTTCGACGTGACCGAGATGACGCCATCGCCTCCCTCTCCCATCACCGCGAGCGTCAGCGCATCATCGCCGGACAGCACGCTGAACTGTTCCGGCCGATTCCGGATTATCTCGGCAATCTGCACCAGATTGCCGGAGGCTTCCTTCACCGCGGTGATGTTCTCGTGCTCCGCGAGCTCGAGAGTTGTTCCGGCCTCGACATTGCTGCCCGTTCGCCCGGGCACGTTGTACACGATCAACGGAAGGTCAACCGCGTCGGCGATCGCGCGAAAGTGTGCAACGATGCCGCGCTGCGGCGGCTTGTTGTACATCGGTGACGTATGAAGCAGATGAGTTGCGCCGACGGCCTGCATCTCGCGCGAAATCGCAATCGCCTTTTTCGTGTCGTTCGAGCCAGCACCCGCAACCACTGGCACTCGGCCCGCGACCTGGTCGACCGTGATCGCCACAACCCGTCTGTGCTCGTCAGCTGACAGCGTTGCCGCTTCTCCGGTCGATCCGCACGGCACGAGGAAGTGAATGCCCTCGTCGATCTGCCATTCGATCAGGGCTCTCATCCGCCGCTCGTCCACCTGGCCATCGGCGGTGAATGGAGTGACGAGGGCAGTTCCGCAGCCTCGAAGTATTACGCGCTCACGCGCGTCCAGACGCATCTCGATCACTGGCTTGCATCCTCCCCGGAGGGCGCCGAAAACCCGAGCACATCGCGCATTGTGAAAACTCCCTTTTTGCCAATGAGCCATTGCGCTGCACGTAGCGCGCCGTCCGCGAACACTCGTCTGTCCCGTGCCTCGTGTCGCATGGTGATCTGTTCGAACGGTCCGTCGAAGATCAGCTCATGAGTGCCGGGAACCGAACCCGTTCGCACGCTCGTCACAGGGATCGTCCGGTCCAGCGGGCCCTGCATTGCTGCGACAATTGCGATCGCTGTACCTGATGGAGCGTCCTTTTTCGCGGAGTGATGCGTCTCCACCAGATGCGCGGCGAACTCAGGGGTCGCAGCCATGATCAGGGCGGCCTGCCGTGCCAGCTCCGTGAACAACGTCACGCCAATGGAGAAATTGGGCGCCCAGAGCAGTGCGCCGCCGCGCTCGATTGCGGCCGCCGTGACAAAAGGCAGCGAATTGTACCAGCCAGTGGTGCCGACGACGATCGGGACGCCGTCGCTGATGCATGCCATGATATTGTTCACTGCCGAACCCGGTTCGGTGAACTCGATCGCGACATCGGGATCGCCGAGCGACCGCCGCGAGATGCCGTCTCCGTTTCGGTTGTGCGCTTCGTCGAGCATCGCCGACACCTGCCAGCCCCGCTCCTGGGTCATCTGCGCAATCGTACTCCCCATCTTTCCGTCACCGATAATCGCGATATGGGGCGTGTTCACGTTCTGCCGGCTCCAAAGAATTCGCGATGGAGATTGACTATTGCCGGGGTCACCTGGTCTGCGTCCACGATCAGCGTCAGGTTGATGCCCGTCGCACTGAGCGACATCATGTGCACCTTTGTATTGCCCAGCGCCATCAGCGCACGACCCATGGCGCCGCCCGCATCGCGAATTCCAGCGCCGACAATCGCGACGATTCCCCGGTTGCGCTCGATCGACACATCACCCAGCGACCGCAGGTCGACCAGAAGCGCGTCGAGATGGGCGGGGTCGTCGATCGTCACCGACACCGATACTTCAGATGTAGCGACGACGTCCACCGAGGTGAGATGGCGTTCGAAGATTTCGAACACCCGCCTGAGGAATCCATGGGCGAGAAGCATTCGTGCCGCGGTAACCTTGAGAACGGTGATATCGCTTTTTCCCGCAATGGCGCTCACCGGCCGGTGTGGCGCATCGAACGTGATTCGCGTTCCCTTCCCCTCCGCCCGGCGCGAATTGTACACAAATACCGGAATGCCCAAACGTACCGCCGGCGCAATGGTATTCGGATGCAGCACCTTTGCCCCGAACGACGCAAGCTCGGACGCTTCGTCAAACCTGATCTGCTCGATCAGCTGCGCGCCCTCGACGACTCGTGGATCCGCCGTGAGCATGCCATCGACATCGGTCCAGATTTCGATTGCGTCCGCGCCGAGTGCTGCGCCGACGAGTGATGCGGTGTAGTCCGAGCCGCCGCGTCCGAGAGTCGTCGTCGTTCCTCCGGCGGTAGCACCGATAAAGCCGCCCATCACCGGAATCCTGCCCTGCTGCACCAGCGGCTGCACGATCTCACGGCATCGTTCAGCGATTGCCTCTGTCTGAGGTTCGGCCTCCATGAAGCAACCATCGGTGATCATGACTTCGCGCGCATCGACGAGCTCCGCCGGCAGACCCGCCCTCTGGAAATACGCAGTCACAAGCTGCGACGAAAGCTGTTCTCCGAAAGACGCTATGGTGTCGAGGGATCTGGGGGTTACGTGCCCGAGCGTCGACAGCGCCTCGGCAAGGTGCGCAAGCTCGTCGAACATTGCACTCAGCTCACCCGCCACATCGGCTGCCGTGCTGGAATCTCCGAGCAGCGATTCGCACGCCTGGAGATGCCGGTCGCGGAGCGTTTCGACTCCGCGAAGCGCACCGATCAAATGTCCTTTCGCAGACTGTTCACCAACAGCTAGCAGCGAATTGGTTGCGCCGCCGAGGGCAGAGACGACGACAATCGGGCGGCGGTCGAGGCGTCCCCTGACAATATCGGCCGCGCGCTCGATGGCCGCAGAATCGCCCACTGACGTGCCACCGAACTTGACGACGATCACGCGCGAG comes from the Gemmatimonadaceae bacterium genome and includes:
- the dapA gene encoding 4-hydroxy-tetrahydrodipicolinate synthase, whose product is MRLDARERVILRGCGTALVTPFTADGQVDERRMRALIEWQIDEGIHFLVPCGSTGEAATLSADEHRRVVAITVDQVAGRVPVVAGAGSNDTKKAIAISREMQAVGATHLLHTSPMYNKPPQRGIVAHFRAIADAVDLPLIVYNVPGRTGSNVEAGTTLELAEHENITAVKEASGNLVQIAEIIRNRPEQFSVLSGDDALTLAVMGEGGDGVISVTSNVTPRLTARQVECCDKGDLLQARAISKRLSAWTTMAFIESNPIPAKAALTAMGKIDNVLRLPLVPMLSVHAARLTDALKDAGAMP
- a CDS encoding dihydrodipicolinate reductase C-terminal domain-containing protein; its protein translation is MNTPHIAIIGDGKMGSTIAQMTQERGWQVSAMLDEAHNRNGDGISRRSLGDPDVAIEFTEPGSAVNNIMACISDGVPIVVGTTGWYNSLPFVTAAAIERGGALLWAPNFSIGVTLFTELARQAALIMAATPEFAAHLVETHHSAKKDAPSGTAIAIVAAMQGPLDRTIPVTSVRTGSVPGTHELIFDGPFEQITMRHEARDRRVFADGALRAAQWLIGKKGVFTMRDVLGFSAPSGEDASQ
- the lysC gene encoding lysine-sensitive aspartokinase 3, with the translated sequence MIVVKFGGTSVGDSAAIERAADIVRGRLDRRPIVVVSALGGATNSLLAVGEQSAKGHLIGALRGVETLRDRHLQACESLLGDSSTAADVAGELSAMFDELAHLAEALSTLGHVTPRSLDTIASFGEQLSSQLVTAYFQRAGLPAELVDAREVMITDGCFMEAEPQTEAIAERCREIVQPLVQQGRIPVMGGFIGATAGGTTTTLGRGGSDYTASLVGAALGADAIEIWTDVDGMLTADPRVVEGAQLIEQIRFDEASELASFGAKVLHPNTIAPAVRLGIPVFVYNSRRAEGKGTRITFDAPHRPVSAIAGKSDITVLKVTAARMLLAHGFLRRVFEIFERHLTSVDVVATSEVSVSVTIDDPAHLDALLVDLRSLGDVSIERNRGIVAIVGAGIRDAGGAMGRALMALGNTKVHMMSLSATGINLTLIVDADQVTPAIVNLHREFFGAGRT